Genomic segment of Panicum virgatum strain AP13 chromosome 2K, P.virgatum_v5, whole genome shotgun sequence:
cGGTTAGCTGagaatctgcgtaccaccggaagaaccgatgcctcttggcagggtagcgtcggttcatccggtcactcataacacgaagtagccgttggactcctgatggctgacgcagagaccaccggttgaaccgatgctttgcaccgatgcctcaccggttcaaccggtgctgaaggaatcttctcctggacgctgacgtcattacaccggtggtatgcaccgatgcaccgtcggttgaaccggtgctgaagaaacttcttctgggcacttgacatcgtctctggtacaaaggacggccattgcaccgatgccctattttagaccgtcggttcaaccggtgcctataggctgacttggcttcgattcccttctgcaccaaagtatcaaggcgtcggttcttccgactaccatcggatgctccgatgccctggcgtcggttcttccggtgctcctgaatcgaagagctttcagggcgctgccctgagacccgcgaggggcggctccccctcgacccccgtccgctaaccgggtagcggaacccccgtaggggcagtccatcgggccttgctacgcctatcttctctttctctttgtcatcacttgaacctaaaagcctgagaatgatcatcttaacaatcatattagtccaagtgttgtgttgtcattcgatcaccaaaatcactcgaaatggcatcaatggtgccatgttcgttacaatgtGTTTATAGGTTTTGGGCACAAGGGAATAAATACCAGCCAGCCATGTATTTTCCAACGTTTACCATGCCCTTTAACGTGATCTcgaataaatttgaattcttgcACGTGTTTGATCATCTGTGGATCTACATATTTTGACCCATGTGGCATTATACAACAGAGTTAATATAAGTGAAGCCATGAAGTTATTAGTAATTTGTAAACTTGGAAGTACGGGAGTATGTGGTGTATCATACCACTGTCATTATTGAGTTGGATCTGTTCTTCCCACCGTCTCCAGTTTCTGGTCTACATGACAATGAAATCTTAGCGAGGTTTAACATGATAGGTCATTATGTATACCATGAtacaatttcttttttttttcttttttttttgcgaaaggggACCATGATACAAGTTCTGATACCTGTGCGATTCCAAGAATAGCTGTAATAGCACTGAGAACCACATGTGTGACTGCTAAGACAAAGATGAATATGTGTAACTGATGCGTAGCTTCAACCGAGAGAATTGGAACTTTGCCCTGCAcacaaaattaaaaatgaataTTCAAACGGAATGCATGAGAACACAATGAAAACAGGTGAGTTTCAACCAAATTAACAGGAAAGGAAACGTGCGGAATAATATGATATTAATGGTACCCGGTAAAAAGAAGGGAATGAACTAAGTCAAACGGTctatattgtttttttttcttaaaaaagacCATCTATCCACCAGCAGAATTAGTTATCGAAGTTTTGGATGACATGCATAGGCAGTACTcatattcaaaaacaaaaattcaacGAACAGTTTCTATCATATTTGCAAAACTACTTTCTGTATTATATTTGAAATCGGACGCATGCAACAAGTGGCATCGATCCTTGCACTGAAGCTATATTCAAAATTTTACTTGGTATGTTTCTGCTAAGCACATATGGCATTGTTAGAGGAGGTCTCTGAATTTTTCTAATGTGCCGGTTGCCAGCTGGAATTCCGGACGGCAAATTAAACCAAGCAAATTATACCTTTCTCTGGCAGTAGTCACTGGCGGCACCTCCTCCAGCCAGGAGCCTCCTCGCGCCACCCAGCACGCCGGTGAACGCTGCGGCGCCGTACTTGACACCGgcacgcggcggcagcgggcagGGAAGCATGTGGTGCATGATGCTCTCCCGGACGCATATCTTCTGCATGGCGCCCTGGAACACGCTGAGCAGGAGCGAGATGAACCCTAGCAGCAtcagctctgcgccgccgggccgccgcgcgcaATTGTCAGTCTCATCGGCGCCACTAGATCTTTTTTACAGTGAAAAGTACAATAGGATGCATATGGTGTGTCCAACAACTAACCTTCTTTGATCTTGAGGAGGGCATCGTACAGCGGCTTCTTGCTGCCTTTCTTCAGCCTCTGTTCACGCATGAATTAATGGGAgatgatttgaattggttagTGAAATTAAAGAGAACAAGAATTACTGATCCAGCTACAGTAGGTGCTGGATgggaggcagcagcagccagcaggtagCGCACCTTGCCAAGGCCGTGGAGCAGCCGCTCGAAGACTAGGGAGATGACAACGATGACGGAGCAAACGGCGGCCACGATCCATGTGGGCGTGTGCTCCAGCGTGATCTCCGGCTCGCCGCCGGTTCCCGTTCCTTCTCCGGCCATGGCCAAAGGCCAACGTTGGCTTTTCGGACGACGAGGACGACCTCAGCCGCTCTCTTTGCTAGCTATATGTTCTTgctgttagaagcgacggcgaacaaaacgatgaaaaatagaaagatcaaactGTAGAAAAACACGAGGATTTAATGTGGAAAACctctccaatgcgaagggtaaaaatcacgggcgccagccagcaagaacttcactatatcgggtgtttgtgtacaacgcctagcggcggcttacaagaggaataatatgattgatattctccggtgaagcctatgtgttagatatataggagagtcacgtagtctcctcaacttctactagcaatgtgggattaaaagtttgcaccacatgggctttaatgggccaagcccaaattccaacaatctcccatcagaatttgtatcacaatataacatactccaccttgagacaaattccttcttgtagcatatcaaaatcatcacctgaacacaacaaagaacagaacttctggcgccaaatagcctcttgggctaaactgtcaaaccaactaagcttgagcaaagctcaaacttagctacaggaactggtttagtcatcatatcagctggattatcatgagtactgatcttgcataccttcaatttaccttgtgaaataacatcacgaacataatggtacttgacatcaatatgcTTCGTCCTTTCATGAAACATATGATCTTTAGTGAGGCAAATAGCACTTTGACTGTCACAGAATAGATCAATGCAAGAATCAACTCCACACAGCTCAGCAAACAAACCTTTCAGCCAAACTGACTCCTTGCATgcttcagcaatagccatatattctgcttctgtggtagacatagcaacaacaggctgcaaagtagcattccaactcacagcacaactgcTAATAGTGAACACATAATCTGTGAGTGACCTGCGCCTATCCAAATCAGTagcataatctgaatccacataaccaatgagtccctgatcagttctcccaaacttcaaacaagaatctgctgttcctctgaggtacctgaaaatccactgaactgccttccagtgttctttaccaagattagacatgtatctgctaaccaaactcatagcatatgataaatctgggcgagagcaaaccatggcatacatcaaagaaccaacagcactagaatatgggacttttgacatgtattcaacatcctcctcagaactagggcactgagcagctgacaatttaaagtgaggtgcaataggagtactaactggctttgaatcaggcatattgaaacgctgaagaaccttgttaatgtaattatgctgactaagaaataataaaccagattttttgtctctagtaatctccatacctagaattttcttagcaacaccaagatccttcatatcaaattcactactcaataatttctttactgtagtgatttcttttttgctcttggcagcaataagcatgtcatcaacatataacagcaagtatataggtgattcctcaacaatcttaatgtaaacacaactatcatattcagatcttttaaaaccatgtaacaacataaatgaatcaaacctcttataccactgacgaggagactgtttcaaaccatacaaggacttctttaatttgcaaacataattctctttgcttggcactatgaatccttctggctgatccatgtaaatttcctcctcaagctctccatgcaaaaatgcagtcttcacatctaactgcttaagctcaagatcatgcatagcaacaatactaaagaaagtccgaattgagctatgcttcacaactggagagaacacatcattatagTCAACACCAGAAATCTGACTGAAACCCtttgcaactaaccttgccttaaatcttggaggctcactagaagacaaaccctcctttctcttgaagacccatttgcagcgaacagtcttctttttctcaggcaaGCTTACAATCTCACATGTGCCATTCTTCTCAAGAGACTGCATCTCCTCCTGCATAGCTGAGATCCACTTCTTCTTATCAACAGAATCAATGGCTTCAGAATATGTTGCTGGCTCACTAGCATCCTCCACCtgttcagcacaactcaaagcataataagtcagattacactcctcaattaaatggtttggaggtccacaactcctctttgatctgcgaagagtaataggtaaatctacatcctcctcatgctgcaaatcagactgtgaaactggaggtgagtgctgaacagtatcaggaacactatctgaaacatcattaccaacaacttcatttttctggtcatccataagctccacctgcacactaacttgtgactgcaatttctcaactaaagcatcatctgtggacaaactgtcagtaaacatcacagattcattgaaaacaacacttctgctcatgaaagtctttctagtttcaggatttcacaatttatatcctttgactcccgaaccataaccaagaaacagacatttaatagctctaggctctaattttccattatcaacatgagcataagcagtgcagccaaaaactctcaagtgtgaataatctgcaggtgtaccagaccatacctcaataggagtcttcttgttgagtggaatagaaggcgatctgttgatcaaataacatgttgtattagcagcctcagcccaaaaacgCTTATTCATATGGGCATTGGGcagcatgcaacgagccttcgagatgatagtcctgttcatacgctcggccacaccattctgctgaggagtgtatggtatggtgtgatgcctaacaatgccttcttttctgcaataatcatcaaaagcatctgaacagaactctccaccattatcagttcgaagcaccttgaccttcttctcagtttgcctttctatcataactttccattctataaaagcagcaaaagtatcatctttgcttttcagaaaataaggccagactcttctagagtaatcatcaataacGGTAAGCATATAACAAGCATCACCATATGAAGGCTTACATGAAGGACCCCATAAATCAGCATGAACATAATCAAGTGTACCTTTTGTGGTATGAACAGAGGTATTGAATTTGACCCTCTTATGCTTACCAAATACACAATGCTCACAGAACTTCTTGCCACTCATAATGCAGCCATCCAGCaggtttctcttcatcaattctgccataccgagttcactcatgtgtccaagacgcatatgccaaaggtcagtcttactaggttcagcattagcaacattagcagcagaaacagaaccatgcaaagtacaacctctgagaacatataaatttgaaggattgagatcacccagcaaacatacaagagaacctttagatacattcacaactccacctgaaccggtgtatttgagtccttctttatcaagtgtgctcaacgagatcagatttcttttcatccctggtatgtgccttacattcttcagtatgcgaatcatgccatcatgggtcttgatctgaacagagccaatgccaataatctcacacgggttatcatctcctatgcgcacaaaatcaccgttctgcaaagactcataggaactgaaccaatctctattagtgcagatatgaaaagaacatgcagaatcaagaatccactcatcatgaccagcaacacaaccagcaaagacaaccaaacaatctgactcagagttttcaccagcagaagcaacactagccttaccatcagatttatttttcttcttctccttattctgcaatttccagcaatcctcaatcatatgagatttcttcttgcaatacttacagaatttcttcttgggacctttggactgggagcggcctctaccgtcattgctcttgccacgatcgttgttatcacttgaggatctttgctctgatctgcctctgacatgcaaagcgtcgcccctagaggacgagccatctgtctgcaccatgcctttcatcttTTCCTTAGACTGGAGTGCCTCACAAACTTCCGCAAGGGTTAGTTCATCACGGCTTGATAGTATGGTGTCATGGAAACTTGCATAAGAACTTGGCAAAGAGCATAATAAAAGAAGACCTAAGTCCTCATCTTCATACTTAACCTCCATCGACCCTAGGTCAGCAACGATCTCCTTGAAGACAGATAGGTGACCCATCACCGAATCACCCTCCTGCATCTTAAGCGTGTACAActtcaacttcatatgcaatttactggtaagatccttcgacatgcagatcgattctagttttagccacaattctgcagcagtcttttcctgcagcacttcttgtagaatatcattagatagatgaagctgaataagagaaagagccttacggtccttgcgcttctcctcatcggtccactcatccttctttttcttcccgaatttttccagcgcctcatcaagatcattggtttgcgccagaatagctctcatcttgacttgccacagcgagaatcttgtcttgtagtccaacatcggtagatcatactttatcgacgccatcacgaaaccctaacttgaaaccacggctctgataccacttgttagaagcgacggcgaacaaaacgatgaaaaatagaaagatcaaaccgtAGAAAAACAcgaggatttaacgtggaaaacccctccaatgcgaagggtaaaaaccacgggcgaCAGCCAgtaagaacttcactatatcgggtgtttgtgtacaacgcctagcggcggcttacaagaggaataataggattgatattctccggtgaagcctatggattagatatataggagaatcacgtggtctcctcaacttctactagtaatgtgggattaaaagtttgcaccacatgggccttaatgggccaagcccaaattccaacaatcttccatcagaatttggatcacaatataacactTGCTTGGTCAAGAATGCAGCAAGCACGTATAGAAGACCCAGCAGCAACCTTTGCCTTTCCTTATCTTTTATAGTTGTCGTGTCTTCCACGATGACATGGATTGCACAGCAGGCCCAACAATTAATCTGGCTTATGATGACCACATGGATCGGGCAAAATGACGTGCATTAATACTTTTAATGTTCCACTTTGTGGACAAGCACAAGACTCGTATTTTTTTCCAAGTCCACGGCTTCTCCAATGGGTTAGAGCTCAACAGCCACTGCAGCTTCTTgacaaaaaattaaaaaaaaaacgacGTAGTGAAAGGCttgttattattatttgcaGTAGAATATAGATCTTAGCTGTTAATAAAAAGTCGCTGTCCCAGTTGCTTCTGGTGAAGAGCTCAACGATTTCGCTCTGCGACATCATCCATAGAGAGGACCTAGTCTAGTTAATTAAGCAAGCAAGGGATGACTTTCATGGGATTATTTGCCTTCTTGTCAACCAAAAGAAATGGTTGTCACACGTGAATCCAAAGCAATGCATGTTGCAGTCGTGCCGCGGCATGTAGGACTGCCATCACGTACACATGTGTTAAGTGAACTGATTAGTATCAACTTTACATACACGCACGCGTACTTACCTCAATGAACTCATCACACACAGTTTACCCGGACCTACGAAGGGTCTATAAGAGAGACTGAATCGATCTGAAGATTTTTAAGACTGACAGAAAAATAGGTCCTCGCGGAGGACGCAGTTAACAATACCAGCTAGAAATGGTTCATAATATGAGCGCAATCGTTGCAATTTGCAAGTCGCGTCGTGGCTGACCAATTATCTTAGGAATTTAAGAACGGTCTATAAGATTAATtcctcaaaagaaaaagaaaaagaaacacaaagaCTAGGGTAATAAGCATGTGTTGATTAAGAAGAGAAGTTCAAGGCCCGACCAGGTCTCATTAATTAAGAAGCTGGGAACTATACCAAGGCCGGGTCGCATTAAACTAAATGTGGATGTTGCCTTTATTGTATAGGGAGTCAAACATGGCTGGCACAACACCCCGCTCTAAAATCTGCTTACGACCTAGCTCCTCATGCGAAACACGCTCGCATACGTATAATATCGCTTTTACACTTTCATCCTCGCTTCGTGTAAAAAGCTTAAGCCTTCATGTAAAAAGCTTGAGCTTTTGTGTGGCTATTTCTTATATATGATAATTTTGTGAACATATTATGACTTGCATGTCCAGGTATATGTATACCTAGGTGATACACTTCATTCTGAAATCACGCTGTAAAATTAAAGATCAAATTTACACGAAAGTAACTAGGTTCGAACTCGTCAGAAACAACGTTCAAATTAACACTACTAAAGCATTTAAACCATTTGAACCCTAATCAACATTATTGAATATGGAAAATGAAACATTCGTTGAAAGTTGAACCCCGTGGGAACATTAGTGAAACTTGAAAAAAAGATTGATTGAGAGTTTCCAAGTTGTACGTAATTGCACACAGAAACAACTTGCAAAAACAAAGTAGAGATGTAATCCATTATTTATCCTCCAGACCAAAGACAAGTTCAGTCAAGAAGGAAATATATTACTCAATCAAGATACAACTAAGTCCACTAGTAGTTCTTAGCTAAGCACTTAGCCTAGCTTAGCAGTCCCATACTATATTGCTAATAAGTCTTTTCATGCATCTGTCATTTGAACCGAACCACCATGTCTCTCATCAGTAGAAGAGGTTGCCACATCTGCATTATTTGTTTTGTTCTTCCCTTTACGTCTTCTAGCACTTTGAGCCCAGTTAACAAGGTCCTCAGATACATTATCATCAAATATGGCTTTATTGAATGAGCTTCCCATCTTTATAAGTAGAAAGGAATACAAAAAATAGCATTAGCATTGGATCTAACAAGAGAAGAGTAAATGGATAAAAA
This window contains:
- the LOC120666447 gene encoding MLO-like protein 1; its protein translation is MAGEGTGTGGEPEITLEHTPTWIVAAVCSVIVVISLVFERLLHGLGKRLKKGSKKPLYDALLKIKEELMLLGFISLLLSVFQGAMQKICVRESIMHHMLPCPLPPRAGVKYGAAAFTGVLGGARRLLAGGGAASDYCQRKGKVPILSVEATHQLHIFIFVLAVTHVVLSAITAILGIAQTRNWRRWEEQIQLNNDSDPQMIKHVQEFKFIRDHVKGHGKRWKIHGWLRSFFKQLYWSVTEEDYTAMRLGFITKHCKGHPKFNFYKYMIRAFEADFKKVVGISWYLWALLVALLLLNVHGWNVYVWLSLAPLILLLVVGSKMEHIITELAVEVVQKHTAIEGDVVVAPSDDFFWFHRPKLVLLLIHIVLFQNAFEIAFFFWLWVSFGFKSCIMGKSGYSLARLIISVISQLLCGYSTLPLYAIVSHMGNSFKKAIFDNNVSEGLVNWAKKCN